The genomic window GCTCAAGGATAAAAGCTAGCGAAATATGGAGCGTGTAACTTTACTCCGCAAAAATGCCTGTTAAAACGTATCAACACTCACCATGTATTCCTGCGGAGTAACACCATATTTCTCTCTAAATATTTTTGAAAAATGGCTTAGACTTGAATACCCCACAGAAAAAGCTGCTTCGGAAACATTCGCTTTTTTTTCACACAAAAGGCACCTAGCTTCTTCCAACCTATGATCAGCAATATATCTGTATGGCGTCACCCCATGTACCTGTTTGAAGCCATTTTTCAGTTTACACTCATTAACTCCAGTAATCCCCGCAAGCTCAGTTATTGAGGGAGGAGACTCCAAATTATCATCCAGAATATTTTTCACTTCCCACATCTTTCCGTAATCTGCTGCCGTAAGTGCCCCACGCATGTTCATGACTGGCTTTTTTGCAACCTGTCTTAAATGGGTAGCAAGCTCCATGGCTTTCCCCTCCAGAAACATTCCCTTTGCTTTTCCTAAAAAAGGACAACGAACTAATTGCGACAGGGCAAGCTTCATATCCGCCGT from Halodesulfovibrio sp. includes these protein-coding regions:
- a CDS encoding AraC family transcriptional regulator, producing MPNLLEEYDCPSTVLSKRQVIENDMQMVIQRGEGAAEIYYEGTEQTDRTVEVCFNLGGNIKGMVYGESGCHAQNLEHGQAHIAYYSACSGHVAFCPKSPIFCIAFMLSEDLFERFFDTSLSSIREQMHEEQTLVYSLFSPITADMKLALSQLVRCPFLGKAKGMFLEGKAMELATHLRQVAKKPVMNMRGALTAADYGKMWEVKNILDDNLESPPSITELAGITGVNECKLKNGFKQVHGVTPYRYIADHRLEEARCLLCEKKANVSEAAFSVGYSSLSHFSKIFREKYGVTPQEYMVSVDTF